The following proteins are encoded in a genomic region of Xanthomonas cassavae CFBP 4642:
- the atpG gene encoding F0F1 ATP synthase subunit gamma, protein MAGGREIKTKIKSVQNTRKVTRALEMVSASKIRKAQDRMKTSRPYAQAMKQVIGHLAQASTDFQHPFLVEPEQVKRVGYIVISSDRGLAGGLNNNLFRKMLGEVRPWQDTGAEIDVVTIGQKASAFFRRVKVNMVGSVTHLGDSPQVEQLIGVIKVMIDAFIEGKVDRVYLVYNRFVNTMTQKASFDQLLPLPAAEHKVAHHDWDYLYEPDAATVLEHVMTRYIESLVYQAVLENVASEHAARMVAMKAASDNANKMIGTLQLVYNKARQAAITQEISEIVSGAAAV, encoded by the coding sequence ATGGCAGGCGGACGCGAAATCAAAACCAAGATCAAGAGCGTGCAGAACACCCGCAAGGTGACGCGCGCGCTCGAAATGGTCTCGGCCTCCAAGATCCGCAAGGCGCAGGACCGCATGAAGACCTCGCGTCCGTATGCGCAGGCGATGAAGCAGGTGATCGGGCATCTGGCGCAGGCCAGCACCGATTTCCAGCATCCGTTCCTGGTCGAGCCCGAGCAGGTCAAGCGGGTCGGCTACATCGTGATCTCTTCCGATCGCGGCCTGGCCGGCGGTCTGAACAACAACCTGTTCCGCAAGATGCTGGGCGAAGTGCGTCCGTGGCAGGACACCGGCGCCGAGATCGACGTGGTGACCATCGGGCAGAAGGCGTCGGCGTTCTTCCGTCGCGTCAAGGTCAACATGGTCGGCAGCGTGACCCACCTGGGCGACAGCCCGCAGGTGGAGCAGCTGATCGGCGTGATCAAGGTGATGATCGATGCCTTCATCGAGGGCAAGGTCGACCGCGTGTATCTGGTCTACAACCGCTTCGTGAACACGATGACGCAGAAGGCCAGCTTCGATCAGCTGCTGCCGCTGCCGGCCGCCGAGCACAAGGTGGCCCATCACGATTGGGACTACCTGTACGAACCCGATGCCGCCACCGTGCTGGAGCACGTGATGACGCGTTACATCGAGTCGCTGGTGTACCAGGCCGTGCTGGAAAACGTGGCCTCCGAACATGCCGCGCGCATGGTGGCGATGAAGGCCGCCAGCGACAATGCCAACAAGATGATCGGCACCTTGCAACTGGTCTACAACAAAGCGCGTCAGGCGGCGATCACTCAGGAAATTTCGGAAATCGTCAGCGGCGCGGCCGCTGTGTAA
- a CDS encoding F0F1 ATP synthase subunit epsilon: MSTIRCDIVSAEKEIFHGEATLVVATGELGELGIAPKHAPLITRLKPGKVVVTTASGEQLDFAISGGILEVQPQVVTVLVDTAVRAQDIDEAAVRKVKEEAERLLANRGDTVDVAQAQRQLAEATVQLQALERLRRTLKH; this comes from the coding sequence ATGAGCACTATCCGTTGCGACATCGTCAGCGCCGAGAAGGAAATCTTCCACGGTGAGGCGACGCTGGTCGTGGCCACCGGCGAGCTGGGCGAGCTGGGCATTGCGCCCAAGCACGCGCCGCTGATCACCCGCCTGAAGCCGGGCAAGGTGGTGGTAACCACCGCCAGCGGCGAACAGCTGGACTTCGCCATCTCCGGCGGCATCCTGGAAGTGCAGCCGCAGGTGGTGACCGTGCTGGTCGACACCGCGGTGCGTGCGCAGGACATCGACGAAGCTGCCGTGCGCAAGGTCAAGGAAGAGGCCGAGCGTCTGCTGGCCAACCGTGGCGACACCGTGGACGTGGCCCAGGCACAGCGTCAGCTGGCCGAGGCAACGGTGCAGTTGCAGGCGCTGGAGCGCTTGCGCCGCACGCTCAAGCACTGA
- a CDS encoding GtrA family protein yields MSLFRQGGQFTLIGALQLAVDCSIFIAATAAGMPAAPANLLGRVSGALLGFWLNGRYTFARQEGARLGWQRFRRFAVMWLTLTLISTWLLSTAVDLLGLGQAWLAKPLVEGGLAIVSFFLGRHVVYR; encoded by the coding sequence ATGAGCCTGTTTCGCCAAGGCGGCCAGTTCACCCTGATCGGCGCCCTGCAGCTGGCCGTGGATTGCAGCATCTTCATTGCCGCCACCGCCGCCGGCATGCCCGCAGCGCCTGCCAACCTGCTCGGACGTGTCAGCGGTGCACTGCTCGGCTTCTGGCTCAACGGCCGCTACACCTTCGCCCGCCAGGAGGGCGCTCGCCTGGGCTGGCAGCGCTTCCGCCGCTTTGCGGTGATGTGGCTGACCTTGACGCTCATCAGCACCTGGCTGCTGTCGACTGCCGTGGATCTGCTCGGCCTGGGTCAGGCCTGGCTGGCCAAACCGCTGGTCGAAGGCGGGTTGGCGATTGTGTCGTTCTTTCTGGGCCGGCACGTGGTGTACCGCTGA
- a CDS encoding chorismate mutase — MTRLTEGLRGYAISATLAVTLLGCALPARSQPSLDPLLGRIVQRNAIGDAVALSKWDSGKPVLDQTREAAVLLSVRDQASVHGLEPDDAVRFFAAQIEANKAVQYALLNHWHERGRAPETARPDLVALRTRLDQLQGELLDALAAAGPARAAPECPASTARAAAHYAAQWQLDALHRAALVRSLGDFCQPAGNKS, encoded by the coding sequence ATGACCCGCTTGACCGAAGGCCTTCGCGGTTACGCAATCTCCGCCACGCTTGCCGTGACGCTGCTGGGCTGTGCGTTGCCTGCGCGCAGCCAGCCGTCATTGGACCCGCTGCTGGGCCGCATCGTGCAGCGCAATGCCATCGGGGATGCGGTGGCGTTGAGCAAGTGGGACAGCGGCAAGCCGGTACTGGATCAGACGCGCGAGGCGGCGGTGTTGCTGAGCGTGCGCGATCAGGCCTCCGTGCATGGACTGGAGCCCGATGACGCGGTGCGCTTCTTTGCCGCGCAGATCGAAGCGAACAAGGCGGTGCAATACGCACTGCTGAATCATTGGCACGAGCGGGGCCGCGCTCCGGAGACCGCCCGGCCGGATCTGGTCGCGTTGCGCACGCGGCTGGATCAACTGCAAGGCGAGTTGCTCGATGCACTGGCCGCCGCAGGGCCGGCACGGGCGGCCCCCGAGTGCCCGGCCAGCACCGCGCGTGCGGCCGCGCACTATGCCGCGCAGTGGCAACTGGACGCGTTGCATCGCGCGGCACTGGTACGCAGCCTGGGCGATTTCTGCCAACCGGCAGGCAACAAGTCCTAG
- the atpD gene encoding F0F1 ATP synthase subunit beta: MSQGKIVQIIGAVVDVEFPRNEVPKVYHALKVDGTEITLEVQQQLGDGVVRTIALGSTDGLKRNLVATNTERAISVPVGAGTLGRIMDVLGRPIDEAGDVQASDHWEIHRGAPSYEDQSSSTELLETGIKVIDLMCPFAKGGKVGLFGGAGVGKTVNMMELINNIAKAHSGLSVFAGVGERTREGNDFYHEMKDSNVLDKVAMVYGQMNEPPGNRLRVALTGLTMAEYFRDEKDANGKGKDVLLFVDNIYRYTLAGTEVSALLGRMPSAVGYQPTLAEEMGVLQERITSTKSGSITSIQAVYVPADDLTDPSPATTFAHLDSTVTLSRNIASLGIYPAVDPLDSTSRQMDPLVIGHEHYDTAQRVQQTLQKYKELKDIIAILGMDELSEEDKQSVSRARKIERFFSQPFHVAEVFTGSPGKYVSLKDTIRGFKAICDGEYDHLPEQAFYMVGSIEEAVEKANKMSAKA; this comes from the coding sequence ATGAGTCAGGGCAAGATCGTTCAGATCATCGGCGCGGTCGTCGACGTCGAATTCCCGCGCAATGAAGTGCCGAAGGTGTATCACGCACTGAAGGTCGACGGCACCGAAATCACCCTGGAAGTACAGCAGCAGCTGGGCGACGGCGTGGTGCGCACGATTGCGCTGGGCTCCACCGACGGCCTGAAGCGCAACCTGGTCGCCACCAACACCGAACGCGCTATCTCGGTGCCGGTCGGCGCCGGCACGCTGGGCCGCATCATGGACGTGCTGGGTCGCCCGATCGACGAGGCCGGCGACGTGCAGGCGTCGGACCATTGGGAAATCCATCGCGGCGCGCCATCGTATGAAGACCAGTCGTCCAGCACCGAGCTGCTGGAAACCGGCATCAAGGTCATCGACCTGATGTGCCCGTTCGCCAAGGGCGGCAAGGTCGGCTTGTTCGGCGGCGCCGGCGTCGGCAAGACCGTCAACATGATGGAACTGATCAACAACATCGCCAAGGCGCACTCGGGTCTGTCCGTGTTCGCCGGCGTGGGCGAGCGTACCCGTGAGGGCAACGACTTCTACCACGAGATGAAGGACTCCAACGTTCTGGACAAGGTCGCGATGGTGTACGGCCAGATGAACGAGCCGCCGGGCAACCGTCTGCGCGTTGCGCTGACCGGCCTGACCATGGCCGAGTACTTCCGCGACGAGAAGGACGCCAACGGCAAGGGCAAGGACGTGCTGTTGTTCGTGGACAACATCTACCGCTACACGCTGGCCGGTACCGAAGTGTCCGCGCTGCTCGGCCGCATGCCGTCGGCCGTGGGCTATCAGCCGACCCTGGCCGAAGAAATGGGCGTGCTGCAGGAGCGCATCACCTCGACCAAGAGCGGTTCGATCACCTCGATCCAGGCCGTGTACGTGCCTGCGGACGACCTGACCGACCCGTCGCCGGCGACCACCTTCGCCCACCTGGACTCGACGGTGACGCTGAGCCGTAACATCGCCTCGCTGGGTATCTACCCGGCCGTGGATCCGCTGGACTCCACCAGCCGTCAGATGGACCCGCTGGTGATCGGTCACGAGCATTACGACACCGCCCAGCGCGTCCAGCAGACCTTGCAGAAGTACAAGGAACTGAAGGACATCATCGCGATCCTGGGCATGGACGAGCTGAGCGAAGAAGACAAGCAGTCGGTGTCGCGCGCACGCAAGATCGAGCGCTTCTTCAGCCAGCCCTTCCACGTGGCCGAAGTGTTCACCGGCTCGCCGGGCAAGTACGTCTCGCTGAAGGACACCATCCGCGGCTTCAAGGCGATCTGCGACGGCGAATACGACCACCTGCCGGAGCAGGCGTTCTACATGGTCGGCAGCATCGAGGAAGCCGTCGAGAAAGCCAACAAGATGAGCGCCAAGGCGTAA